In the genome of Variovorax sp. PAMC26660, the window AAGAACATGCTCGACTGGGTATCGCGCGGCACCGACCAGCCACTGCGCCACAAGCCGGTTGCGATCCTGAGCGCAGCGCCAGGCCCGGTCGGCGGGGCCCGCGTGCAGTACGAGCTGCGCAAGGTGCTGCTTTTCATGGACGCCATGGTCCTGTCGAAGCCCGAAGTCTTCATCGCCCACGCAGCGAGCAAGTTCGGGCCGGACGGAGCTTGCATCGACGAGACGACGCGCCGCTTCGTCACCGATCAGATGGCGGCATTCCGGCATTGGATCGATCAGGTCGACTTGATGTTGCAGCCGCGATAGAGGAAGGTGTCGACCTGGAACGGGGCAGTGGATCAAACAGGAAACGCCTATGCAGATGCTCGGATTTCTCGTCACACGCACCATGGCCATCGTGCTTGGCGTTGTCGCCTTGGCCGGACATTGCCAGGCGGACCCGGCCGTGGGCACCTGGGTCCGGAAGGCGCCGATGATCACGTCCCGCGCCGAGCTTTCGCTGGCGGAGGTCGGCGGCAAGCTCTACGCCCTCGGAGGGATGATCGATGGCACCTCTGTGGCTCTCAATGAGGCC includes:
- a CDS encoding NADPH-dependent FMN reductase: MSADAKAVAPLRPIDVVGLCGSLRSASLNGMALRLAGQSMPAAMTLDVVDWRDIPPFNADVLAHAIPAPVEALRDRIRRADAILIATPEYNFSIPGMLKNMLDWVSRGTDQPLRHKPVAILSAAPGPVGGARVQYELRKVLLFMDAMVLSKPEVFIAHAASKFGPDGACIDETTRRFVTDQMAAFRHWIDQVDLMLQPR